One window from the genome of Penaeus monodon isolate SGIC_2016 chromosome 4, NSTDA_Pmon_1, whole genome shotgun sequence encodes:
- the LOC119572368 gene encoding translation initiation factor IF-2-like: protein MVGSVTRWEPGVGGDQQHLAVTDHVAGLDPPIIPLSLPTLPRPLPSHAHTPRPAEDLDGSVEETPCLEEHRRGRERTTSPRHAPSQPPASARPESLPGLDANGRQHNHHRAPAPTTSSAHEAHPGSATHTSTNGTRRRPPPVLPPALATPDAWAEPEETAPLTPATNGEVARRGLNGVVVKKMARGGGGDGGGGGGGGGSAPGRGGGGGGGGAQVRTWPLLHARVAAKVREQTDVLVCVLFNFSVTRNVLYVCG from the coding sequence ATGGTGGGCTCGGTCACGCGCTGGGAGCCTGGCGTGGGGGGGGACCAGCAACACCTCGCCGTGACGGACCACGTGGCTGGCCTGGACCCGCCCATCATCCCGCTCTCGCTGCCCACACTGCCACGCCCCCTGCCTAGTCACGCCCACACACCCCGACCCGCAGAGGATCTCGACGGAAGCGTCGAGGAAACGCCGTGTCTGGAGGAGCACCGACGCGGGCGTGAGCGCACGACGTCGCCGCGCCACGCGCCCTCGCAGCCGCCCGCGAGCGCCCGCCCAGAGAGCCTGCCCGGCCTGGACGCGAACGGCCGCCAGCACAACCACCACCGCGCCCCGGCGCCCACGACCTCCAGCGCGCACGAAGCGCATCCCGGCAGCGCCACCCACACCTCCACCAACGGCACGAGGAGGCGGCCACCGCCCGTCCTGCCGCCCGCCCTCGCGACGCCCGACGCGTGGGCCGAGCCGGAGGAGACGGCGCCCCTCACGCCCGCAACCAACGGGGAAGTGGCCCGCCGCGGGCTGAACGGCGTCGTGGTGAAGAAGATGGCCCGTGGAGGAggcggtgatggaggaggaggtggaggaggaggaggtagcgctccgggacgaggaggaggtggaggaggaggaggagctcaaGTGCGGACTTGGCCCTTGCTGCACGCCCGTGTGGCTGCAAAAGTACGCGAGCAAACAGATGTTCTTGTTTGTGTTCTGTTTAACTTCAGTGTTACAAGGAATGTATTATACGTATGTGGTTAG